The uncultured Carboxylicivirga sp. genomic interval TAAAATAGAACCTTCAGTGGTGTTTTGGTTAGATACAGTTTTGATAACAGGAGCAAATTTTGATAAGTATGGTAAAAAAAATATCATCAGTTTTAATGGTATGAATGTTCCATATGTTTGGTTTAATAAAGATTCAATCAAAGTTATTGTACCGCCTAGCTTAAATGTAAAGGAGAGTTATGTTACCGTCAGTGTTTATGGCAATAAATCTGAAGGAGCTGAATTTCAATTGCAAAAGCCTTTAGTTTCAGGAATTAATAAAACAGAGGGGCAATATCCGGATACCATAATGATACAAGGCGAAAATCTATCTGAGTTTTACGGACAGTTGTATTGGGGAGAGGAAATACTAAAACCACTAAAAATTAATCCAATTCAGAATCCCTACTTAAGGAGAGACAGATTGTACTTTCGAGTGCCTTTTATGGGCGATGAGCTGGATGTTGATTTGAAATATTATCAAGTTGGTGATGTTTCTACTGTGAATCAAACTTTTCATTATAATGAACAGAAAATAACAGGGGTCTCATTAGACAGTATGTTTCTTCATGATAGTATTACTGTATATGGTAAAAATATTGATTTTCTCAAAGCAAATTTTGAACTGCTATTGGGAGGGCAGAAATGTCAAGTGGTTGATGTTTGGAAAGATAGTGTGAAAGTTTTTTTTAGTGGATATTATGGTCAATCTGAAGCTTCAGAATTTGAAATAGAAGGTATAATAACAGATAGTAAAGAAAAGAGTATTTATAAAAAATCAATTAAGCATAGGGATCCGTATGTAAGAGTAGTTGGAGCAGATAACCTGACTTATATGGATGAATTAGAGATTGCTGTAAAAGGTGTGCTTAGTTATGGAAATACAAAATATTATATCTATAATGATAAAGATGAATTAATATTAAGTAATTATTATTACGGATCAGAGATAAAATTATCGGAAGATATAATTCCAGGAAATTATTCATTAGAGATTAAGTGTTATTCAAGGACTTCAAATCGTGTTAATTTTAAAGTAAATAGACCCATTGTTACTTCATTTCCTAATGGTTCAATAAAAAAAGGTGAGGTGTTAAGAATTGAAGGTGCTTATTTGCCACGAAATAGTTCATTTTATCGGTTAAGGCATCTTGAAAGTAATTTGACTTTTGAAAGACCTTGGTTTGGGAGTGAGGAAAATATAAATGATTACTATACAACAAATCTCATTGGTAAAGGGCAATATCAATTGGAATTCGTATTTGGTAATGAGGTTTACTCAACTGATAATATTTTTACTTTGGAAGATAATTTTAGTTATCAAATCTCTTGTGATAGGATCGAAAATGAGATGGTCGGCAAGGTTTGTTTTGCGAAGGATGATAAGTTATATTATCTATTGCGAGATGAAGCTGCGATGCGTATTATTGATATAAATACAGGGAAAGTAGAAAAAAAGCATACTAATATTAGACTTGCAGATAGCTATATTCCGGGGTCGTTATATCCTGAGTATTGTATATTCCCAACAATTATTGATGATAAAATTTATATAACAAATAACTATCGCTTGGTTGAATTTAACTTTGATTCAATGGATTGGGATCAGGTAGCCGTTGTTGCAGATAATGATAGTGTCGTGAGAACTGCCAATGTTAATAATCAATTGGTTGTTAATACGAAGGATAATAAGATTCTAAAATATAACGGATCATGGGAAGAAATGGGAGAGTTGAATCTGGATTATTATACATGGGGAATTGGGGATTACCTTTATACTGGGTTTAACAATTCCTTTCAAAAAATATCATTGAATAATTTTGATGATTATACCTCAATAATTTCGCCTTTTTATAGGTTTGGATATTACTATGCGTTCAGGCATCTTTTTATTTACAATAATGAGTTATATGAGTGTTTCAACGGGAATTATAATCTGGAGATAGCACGATTATCTCCAACAAACGATTCATTTACCAAACTTGATCCAAGTATTATTTCTGATGATACAATATTAACTCGCTTTTTCTCAGATGTTAATGGAGATGTATATTACTTGGTTAATAATGTTATTTATAAATTCACTCCAAATGAATAAAATAAAAGTAGTATCGGTGCTGTTGTTTATCAGTGCTGTATTTATAAGTAATTGTAATGCTCAACTTCTGGAAACCCGTCATATTATTAGTGTAACAGGTGGGTATGGATCATTGTCGGGGAGTGGTAGTGATAATATGTTTTTTCCATCAGGAGTGGATCAGTCGGGTTATAATATTGATATATCATACGAGCATAAGGTTTATTCCTGGTTGTCAGGAGGAGCTACTTTAGGGTATTACAAATTTAATGACCCATCAGTAACAGGTGGTTTTGCTCAAATTATATCTAACGGAGGCGATTTTCTTTGTATAGGGCCACAATTGAATATTCATTCTCCTTTTAAAGGCTTTGGATGGTTAAATAATATGCGTTTGGGTATTGCATTGGCTCCACAAATACATTTCTACTCGGGTAAAAGAACGGTTTTTATTGAAAACGTAATTGTACCTCTGGATTTAGAAAGTGTAACTAAACCAGTGTTGCAAATGACTGATTCGAGTCGTGGTTTTAGTTTTAAAATAAGTCCGGAAGCATATTTGCGAGTATCTCAGCGTATCGGAGTTAAATTGTCATATATGATTCAATATTCAGATATGTTTACGGGTTATGATAATGAAAGTGTTTTTACAAAATCGTTAATGGGAGGTTTAATAATAACACTTGGTAACGATCGACATATTTTTTAATAGAACACTCTTTTAACGTCATGCAATTCAAAATGAAGAGCCTTGTTTATATCGTATGTTTGTTGTTGTTGCTTTTATCTTGTAATGAAGAAAAGCAATCGGAGTTGCCACTTTTGCTCACTAAAGATGTTAGTGATATTACTGAAGAAGGGGCTTGGTTTTCAGCAAGAGTTATTAATGATTATAAATCGGATGTGATTGAATATGGATTTGTGTGGAGCAACCAGGAAAATCCTGTAATAGAAAAAGATGAAAAATATGTGATATACGAAACTTTCAATGGAGGAGATTTTGGACAACAAATAACAACTTCTTTAAAAAAGGGAGAAATCTATTATATGCGTAGCTATATGCAAACTAAAAGTGCTCTTATATATGGTAATCAGGTTGAATTTGTAAGCAAGGGAAGTGGGGCTCCTGTTATTGAGGATTTTAATCCTAAAAAAGGTAACTTAAACGATACTGTAATTATTACTGGGCAAAATTTTAGTTATGTATTGATTAATAATATTGTAAAATTTAACTCATCTTACGC includes:
- a CDS encoding IPT/TIG domain-containing protein; its protein translation is MRYYSYIIISICFLLHSCQKDYQKSEAFVLSTKDVAYEGNTTNGVTFSASIVLESENEILEQGFVIDLEGQPTIDDEVLRVKEVSNKAYSLQYDNVLVPDTTYYVRSFLKTQKYIVYGNQVEFYSNGSQAPVISKIEPSVVFWLDTVLITGANFDKYGKKNIISFNGMNVPYVWFNKDSIKVIVPPSLNVKESYVTVSVYGNKSEGAEFQLQKPLVSGINKTEGQYPDTIMIQGENLSEFYGQLYWGEEILKPLKINPIQNPYLRRDRLYFRVPFMGDELDVDLKYYQVGDVSTVNQTFHYNEQKITGVSLDSMFLHDSITVYGKNIDFLKANFELLLGGQKCQVVDVWKDSVKVFFSGYYGQSEASEFEIEGIITDSKEKSIYKKSIKHRDPYVRVVGADNLTYMDELEIAVKGVLSYGNTKYYIYNDKDELILSNYYYGSEIKLSEDIIPGNYSLEIKCYSRTSNRVNFKVNRPIVTSFPNGSIKKGEVLRIEGAYLPRNSSFYRLRHLESNLTFERPWFGSEENINDYYTTNLIGKGQYQLEFVFGNEVYSTDNIFTLEDNFSYQISCDRIENEMVGKVCFAKDDKLYYLLRDEAAMRIIDINTGKVEKKHTNIRLADSYIPGSLYPEYCIFPTIIDDKIYITNNYRLVEFNFDSMDWDQVAVVADNDSVVRTANVNNQLVVNTKDNKILKYNGSWEEMGELNLDYYTWGIGDYLYTGFNNSFQKISLNNFDDYTSIISPFYRFGYYYAFRHLFIYNNELYECFNGNYNLEIARLSPTNDSFTKLDPSIISDDTILTRFFSDVNGDVYYLVNNVIYKFTPNE